One window from the genome of Bacillus weihaiensis encodes:
- the kynB gene encoding arylformamidase, with product MGKKWIDISQPLTNDIAHWPGDTPFSYETVFTKDETGSVNIGKITTSLHTGTHIDAPFHFLNEGKTVLDLDLELYIGKAKLVDVSDWDEVTPEAFFNSELDGVQRLLVKTKKQVEPHIFPQEIPRLSPELAPFLKEKGVRLLGVDLPSVDALNSKEMETHHALYQHDIHILENIYVEHVEPGLYEIIALPLPIKGGDGSPVRAVIRPL from the coding sequence ATGGGGAAGAAATGGATTGATATTTCACAGCCTTTAACAAATGATATTGCCCATTGGCCTGGGGATACTCCTTTTTCCTATGAAACTGTTTTTACAAAGGATGAAACAGGCTCAGTGAACATTGGGAAAATCACAACGAGTTTACACACGGGGACGCATATTGACGCACCGTTTCATTTTTTAAATGAAGGAAAAACGGTATTGGATCTTGATCTTGAGCTCTATATCGGAAAAGCTAAGCTCGTTGATGTATCAGATTGGGATGAAGTAACACCAGAAGCATTCTTTAATAGTGAATTAGATGGTGTACAGAGATTACTAGTTAAAACGAAAAAACAGGTAGAACCTCATATTTTTCCGCAAGAAATACCGAGACTGTCGCCAGAGCTTGCCCCTTTTTTAAAGGAAAAAGGCGTCCGTTTACTTGGTGTAGATCTTCCGTCTGTTGATGCGTTAAATAGTAAGGAGATGGAAACACACCACGCATTGTATCAGCATGATATTCATATTTTAGAAAATATATATGTCGAGCATGTGGAGCCTGGCTTATATGAGATCATTGCGCTTCCTTTACCAATAAAGGGGGGAGATGGAAGCCCAGTGCGTGCTGTGATTCGACCACTATAG
- a CDS encoding sigma-70 family RNA polymerase sigma factor → MEFGRKHELEHVYQKYAKSLYVYLLKMSGSPHLAEDLTQETFVRATISLSSYNQENIRAWLFKVARNAYLDEWRKRQKRKWIPFSEILFTHEKMISPYGLPEEELVLGEQKSDLHILLTYLPEHYRTILYLREYEDFSYEEIQTLLELTEGQVKIHLYRARKKLSELAEELGWEEKDGGME, encoded by the coding sequence ATGGAATTTGGTCGAAAGCATGAATTGGAGCATGTGTATCAGAAGTATGCAAAATCATTATATGTATATCTTTTAAAAATGTCTGGTTCCCCTCATTTGGCAGAGGATTTAACCCAGGAAACGTTTGTACGCGCAACCATATCACTATCCTCTTATAATCAAGAGAACATTCGAGCATGGCTTTTTAAAGTCGCTAGAAATGCATACTTAGATGAATGGCGGAAGCGGCAAAAAAGAAAATGGATTCCGTTTTCAGAAATTTTATTTACTCATGAAAAAATGATTAGCCCTTATGGATTACCTGAAGAAGAACTCGTGTTAGGTGAGCAAAAAAGTGATCTACATATCCTTCTTACTTATTTACCTGAACACTATCGTACCATCTTATATCTAAGAGAATACGAGGATTTTAGTTATGAAGAGATACAAACATTACTTGAATTAACAGAAGGTCAGGTGAAAATTCATTTATATCGTGCACGAAAAAAATTATCTGAACTAGCAGAAGAACTTGGATGGGAGGAAAAAGACGGTGGAATGGAATGA
- the kynU gene encoding kynureninase, with the protein MEATYDYAKKLDEQDPLATYRDEFYINEAGLYLDGNSLGLLSKRAEQSLLDLLETWKQYGIDGWTSGEHPWFYLAETLGKQMAPLVGAHENEVIVSGSTTINLHQLVSTFYQPTEGKTKILADELNFPSDIYALQSQIKLKGYDPKDHLVQVKSRDGHQLNEEDLIEAMTEDIALIVLPGVLYRSGQILDMKRLTEEAHRRNILIGFDLCHSIGSIPHHLSEWGVDFAFWCNYKHLNGGPGGTGGLYVNQRHFKKVPGLTGWFSSRKDQQFDMKHELTPAEDAGAYQIGTPNIFSMAPIIGSLTMFNEVGMERIREKSLHLTSYLLTLLKEELNGYGFIVRNPMEENKRGGHIYLEHSEAARICKALKAERVIPDFRSPNGIRLAPVALYNSFEDVWKAVQLLKKIMENETYKQYENKRGVVA; encoded by the coding sequence ATGGAAGCTACATATGACTACGCAAAAAAGCTTGATGAACAGGATCCTTTAGCAACATATCGCGATGAATTTTATATAAATGAAGCTGGATTATATCTTGATGGAAATTCATTGGGGTTATTATCAAAAAGAGCAGAGCAATCGTTGTTAGACCTTTTAGAAACATGGAAACAGTATGGAATTGATGGATGGACGAGTGGGGAGCATCCTTGGTTTTATCTTGCAGAGACATTGGGAAAACAGATGGCACCACTTGTCGGTGCGCATGAAAATGAAGTAATTGTAAGCGGTTCCACTACAATCAATCTCCATCAGCTCGTTTCGACATTCTATCAGCCGACAGAAGGGAAAACCAAGATCTTAGCGGATGAATTAAATTTTCCGAGTGATATTTATGCGTTGCAAAGTCAGATTAAGCTGAAAGGGTATGACCCAAAGGATCATCTTGTTCAAGTAAAGAGTAGAGATGGTCATCAACTAAATGAAGAGGATCTGATTGAAGCGATGACTGAGGATATTGCGTTAATTGTCTTGCCGGGTGTGCTTTATCGAAGTGGGCAGATTCTTGATATGAAAAGACTAACGGAGGAAGCGCATAGACGAAATATTTTAATAGGCTTTGATCTTTGCCACTCGATTGGGTCGATTCCTCATCATTTAAGTGAGTGGGGTGTGGATTTTGCTTTCTGGTGTAATTATAAGCATTTAAATGGGGGACCTGGTGGAACGGGTGGATTGTATGTAAATCAGCGACATTTTAAAAAAGTACCTGGTTTGACTGGTTGGTTTAGCTCTCGGAAGGATCAACAGTTTGATATGAAGCATGAGCTGACTCCAGCAGAGGACGCTGGTGCCTATCAAATTGGGACGCCAAATATCTTTAGTATGGCGCCAATTATTGGTTCCCTCACGATGTTTAATGAAGTAGGGATGGAGAGAATTCGGGAAAAATCTCTTCATCTAACAAGCTATCTACTGACCTTACTAAAAGAGGAGCTTAACGGGTATGGGTTTATCGTAAGAAATCCGATGGAAGAGAATAAACGTGGTGGCCATATTTATTTGGAGCATTCAGAAGCTGCAAGAATATGTAAAGCATTAAAAGCAGAGAGAGTAATACCAGATTTTCGATCGCCTAATGGAATCAGATTGGCGCCAGTTGCTTTATATAATAGCTTTGAAGATGTGTGGAAGGCAGTACAACTATTGAAAAAGATTATGGAAAATGAGACGTATAAGCAGTATGAGAATAAGCGAGGAGTTGTCGCATAA
- the kynA gene encoding tryptophan 2,3-dioxygenase, with protein sequence MTNHNQQETNATTAEKNIHTDFTHNMTYGEYLGLDKILSAQNRLSGHHDEMLFIVIHQVSELWMKLILHETKAAIVSIEEGDLSTAQKRLARVSKTQSQIIQAWDVLSTMTPSEYMEFRDSLGQASGFQSYQYRMIEFALGYKTDHVLKIYQKDPALHAELKAAFEAKGLYDVAIEALHKAGLPIDEDVLNRDVTKTYRDNESVRKAWMTVYHNTDHYWELYELAEKLIDLEDWLQQWRFRHMKTVERVIGFKMGTGGSSGVGYLKKVLDQRFFPELWAIRTEL encoded by the coding sequence ATGACGAACCATAATCAACAAGAAACCAATGCAACAACAGCAGAAAAGAATATTCATACCGATTTTACACACAACATGACCTATGGTGAATACTTGGGTCTAGATAAGATATTATCTGCTCAAAATCGATTGTCAGGGCACCATGATGAGATGCTTTTTATTGTGATTCACCAAGTGAGTGAGCTTTGGATGAAGCTTATTTTGCACGAAACAAAAGCTGCGATTGTCTCAATTGAAGAAGGAGATTTATCGACGGCACAAAAGCGCTTAGCAAGGGTTTCGAAAACACAATCTCAAATCATTCAGGCTTGGGATGTGCTTTCAACTATGACTCCTTCAGAATACATGGAGTTCCGTGATTCCTTAGGGCAAGCATCAGGCTTTCAATCGTATCAATATCGAATGATTGAATTTGCGCTAGGATACAAAACAGATCATGTGTTAAAAATATATCAAAAAGATCCCGCTCTTCACGCAGAATTAAAGGCTGCATTCGAGGCAAAGGGTCTTTATGATGTGGCGATTGAAGCTTTACATAAGGCAGGTCTTCCGATTGATGAGGATGTCTTAAATCGTGATGTCACGAAAACGTATCGTGACAACGAGTCGGTGCGAAAGGCGTGGATGACTGTCTATCACAACACAGATCACTATTGGGAACTTTATGAGCTAGCAGAGAAATTAATCGACCTTGAGGACTGGCTACAGCAGTGGCGCTTCCGTCATATGAAAACGGTCGAGAGAGTGATCGGCTTTAAGATGGGAACAGGTGGTTCATCAGGTGTAGGCTACTTGAAAAAAGTACTGGACCAGCGCTTTTTCCCTGAATTATGGGCGATTAGAACAGAATTATAA
- a CDS encoding TetR/AcrR family transcriptional regulator, which translates to MTSSTDTLTARQQQALKTRQKLLHAGKETFLEYGFQKATISHIIKKAKTGYGTAYVYFKNKDELFMIIMEDLMNEFYQVAEMPFTPASKEEALEQIKKQVQLFLSLAIKEKEMMSIVKEAIGLSPEIEKAWYDIREKFISRISLDIRYAQQNKLARLNVDAQLVARGWFFSNEMFMWELVQNSTHYSLEEVIHNLTTIYANGLYE; encoded by the coding sequence ATGACAAGTTCAACGGACACCCTTACTGCTAGACAACAACAAGCCCTTAAAACCCGTCAAAAATTACTTCATGCCGGAAAAGAGACTTTTTTAGAATATGGCTTCCAAAAAGCCACCATATCTCACATTATTAAAAAAGCAAAAACAGGGTATGGAACAGCCTATGTTTATTTTAAAAATAAAGACGAGTTATTTATGATCATCATGGAAGACTTAATGAATGAATTCTATCAAGTAGCCGAAATGCCGTTTACACCAGCATCGAAGGAAGAAGCCCTTGAACAAATTAAAAAGCAGGTTCAGCTCTTTTTATCACTAGCGATTAAAGAGAAGGAAATGATGAGCATTGTGAAGGAAGCAATCGGGCTCTCGCCTGAAATTGAAAAGGCTTGGTACGATATTCGCGAAAAATTTATTAGTCGCATCTCACTTGATATTCGCTATGCTCAACAAAATAAGCTTGCACGATTAAATGTAGACGCTCAGCTCGTTGCAAGAGGCTGGTTCTTTTCCAATGAGATGTTTATGTGGGAGCTTGTACAAAATAGTACGCACTATTCTCTAGAAGAGGTCATTCATAATTTAACTACTATTTATGCAAATGGTCTATATGAATAA
- a CDS encoding alpha/beta fold hydrolase — translation MLKKRIFISIGSVAILFAVLLIFAGNYFYNVAVNRAHEAVDLHGGEGDRAEPVSALVEEERQAKLEEVLLWTEEQTFKELELKSEDGLTLKAAFLDHPDSNGKAVILAHGYKGSSEQMPGVTKFYYEQGFDVLKPDARGHGKSEGDYIGYGWHDRKDYVQWANLLAQEYTSTNILLHGFSMGAATVLMTSGEALPDEVKGIIADSGYTSVKEELAHQLKYLYHLPAFPLMEVTSVVTKVRAGYTFDEASAIEQVKKNTLPLFIIHGDQDELVPTSMGNELYEAATSEKELWIVPGADHTEAYTVAEEEYQQRLLTYFEKTIGE, via the coding sequence GTGTTGAAGAAACGTATTTTTATTAGTATTGGTAGCGTAGCTATTTTATTTGCGGTACTTCTTATTTTTGCCGGAAACTATTTTTACAATGTGGCAGTGAACCGTGCACATGAAGCGGTTGATTTACATGGTGGCGAAGGAGATAGAGCAGAGCCTGTTAGCGCGCTGGTGGAAGAAGAGAGACAAGCCAAATTAGAAGAAGTGCTCCTGTGGACAGAGGAGCAAACGTTCAAAGAGCTTGAGCTGAAATCTGAAGATGGATTAACGTTAAAGGCAGCGTTTTTAGACCATCCAGACTCTAACGGTAAGGCTGTGATCCTTGCTCATGGATATAAAGGAAGCAGTGAACAAATGCCAGGAGTTACGAAGTTCTATTATGAACAAGGCTTTGATGTGTTAAAGCCAGATGCTAGAGGACATGGTAAGAGTGAAGGAGACTATATTGGCTATGGCTGGCATGATCGAAAAGATTACGTACAGTGGGCCAATCTATTAGCTCAGGAATATACGTCAACGAATATCCTGCTCCATGGCTTTTCAATGGGAGCCGCAACCGTATTAATGACAAGTGGTGAAGCACTTCCAGACGAAGTGAAAGGGATTATAGCTGATAGTGGCTACACCAGTGTAAAAGAAGAATTAGCTCATCAACTAAAATACTTATATCACTTACCTGCCTTCCCACTCATGGAAGTGACAAGTGTGGTGACAAAAGTGCGTGCAGGCTACACCTTTGATGAAGCCTCTGCTATTGAACAGGTGAAAAAGAACACATTACCACTTTTCATTATCCATGGCGATCAGGATGAACTCGTTCCAACAAGCATGGGTAATGAACTTTATGAAGCAGCGACTAGTGAAAAAGAGCTCTGGATTGTACCTGGTGCAGATCATACAGAAGCCTATACGGTTGCCGAAGAAGAATATCAGCAACGACTTTTAACTTATTTTGAAAAAACGATTGGAGAATGA
- a CDS encoding anti-sigma factor, which yields MEWNENKEKKIFRKYRFTLTVRIIRIIITCLILFWIYMMVVYISFHSLKSDMKHSYFSSLANDWTIPNLYEELGGNPNSRITPFLTQIVNEPVYKKVGKDYQAVGTITIEKTLFTHLSSREIHYFDQQAEEGYVFFLPEDPRNGESLSTDQDDHVWYTLDKIHEGTVGELSFSTEKFMTPEELLELLKPYDLELIWAPLYTGEFKEYKPTSYSESENSLQIDNWIGLAGGRKSQEDYTYSAKINILNEETLKESQNMMLTNMNQLLEEESTSYYETFLGLSHLDNRYEYIKQNGFIVYGGVVTGPVKELLKLKEVEEIRGAKLGELSYWNWDEQRE from the coding sequence GTGGAATGGAATGAAAATAAAGAAAAGAAGATCTTCAGAAAATACAGATTTACTCTAACTGTAAGGATTATTCGTATTATTATTACTTGTCTTATTCTCTTTTGGATCTACATGATGGTGGTGTATATTAGTTTTCATAGTTTGAAAAGTGACATGAAGCACAGTTATTTTAGCAGCCTAGCAAATGATTGGACCATACCAAATCTCTATGAAGAATTGGGAGGAAATCCGAACAGTCGCATTACTCCTTTCTTAACACAAATTGTGAATGAACCCGTCTATAAAAAGGTAGGGAAAGACTATCAAGCTGTAGGAACGATTACAATAGAGAAAACACTTTTCACACACTTATCTTCACGTGAAATCCATTATTTTGACCAGCAGGCTGAAGAGGGTTACGTTTTTTTCCTACCAGAAGATCCAAGGAATGGAGAGAGCCTATCAACCGATCAAGATGATCATGTCTGGTATACCCTAGATAAAATTCATGAAGGAACTGTTGGTGAACTATCGTTTTCAACAGAAAAGTTCATGACTCCAGAAGAATTACTAGAGTTACTAAAGCCTTATGATCTTGAACTTATATGGGCACCGCTATATACGGGAGAATTTAAGGAATATAAGCCTACTAGCTATAGTGAGAGCGAAAATAGTCTCCAAATAGACAATTGGATTGGTTTAGCTGGTGGAAGGAAAAGTCAAGAGGATTATACTTATTCTGCAAAAATCAATATTCTTAATGAGGAAACATTAAAAGAAAGTCAAAACATGATGCTTACCAACATGAACCAACTGCTTGAAGAAGAATCCACATCGTATTACGAAACCTTTTTAGGGTTGTCTCATCTAGATAACCGTTATGAATATATTAAACAAAATGGCTTTATCGTATATGGTGGCGTGGTAACGGGACCTGTAAAAGAGCTTCTTAAACTTAAGGAAGTAGAGGAAATAAGAGGTGCGAAACTAGGTGAATTAAGCTATTGGAATTGGGATGAGCAAAGGGAATGA
- a CDS encoding sodium-dependent transporter, whose protein sequence is MSSNREQWSSKFGFIMSSAGAAIGLGAIWKFPYVTGMSGGGAFLLIFIAFTLLIGLPMLISEFIIGRGAQKEAVTAYKKLAPNSLWTITGPLGVIGCFLLLSFYAVVGGWVFIYSIMAISGNVITADASYPDLFGKITATPFITLGGLAVFLLINVLVISIGIKNGIEKASKYMMPLLFVFFIILVVRSLTLDGAREGIEFFLKPDFSEITGESVLYALGQSFFALAVGFSCMVTYSSYLSKKVSIPSSAGSVVVMNIFVSILAGLAIFPVVFAFDFEPTEGPGLLFMVLPAVFSQMPAGEFFLAVFLILFLFATLTSSFSLLEIIVSAFTESGKRSRRKSAWLSGLVVFIAGIPAALSFSTLQNLQIFGDTVFDATDFLVSNIMLPLGCLLIALFISWKMNKQVVKEEFTLSNTLSPAMFTIWSFLMKWVVPVTIVIVFIGTLVWLV, encoded by the coding sequence ATGAGTTCAAATCGAGAACAGTGGTCGTCGAAATTCGGCTTTATCATGTCGTCAGCAGGGGCTGCAATCGGTCTAGGGGCCATTTGGAAGTTTCCGTATGTAACAGGAATGAGTGGTGGAGGAGCCTTTCTTCTTATTTTCATTGCCTTCACTCTGTTAATCGGTCTTCCCATGTTAATTTCTGAATTTATTATCGGACGAGGTGCACAGAAGGAGGCAGTCACTGCCTACAAAAAGCTTGCGCCAAATAGCTTGTGGACGATAACGGGTCCACTCGGAGTAATCGGTTGTTTCTTGTTGTTATCGTTTTATGCAGTTGTTGGTGGTTGGGTTTTCATTTATAGCATAATGGCTATTAGCGGAAATGTTATTACAGCTGATGCAAGCTATCCTGATCTATTTGGAAAGATTACGGCTACACCGTTCATCACATTAGGAGGATTAGCTGTTTTTTTACTAATCAATGTGTTAGTCATCTCAATTGGAATTAAAAACGGAATTGAAAAAGCAAGTAAGTATATGATGCCGCTCTTATTCGTGTTCTTTATTATTCTTGTCGTTCGTTCCTTAACATTGGACGGTGCAAGGGAAGGGATTGAATTTTTCCTTAAACCAGACTTTTCGGAAATAACAGGGGAGTCTGTATTATATGCGCTTGGCCAATCCTTTTTTGCTCTTGCAGTAGGTTTTTCATGTATGGTCACGTACAGCTCTTATTTAAGTAAGAAGGTAAGTATTCCTTCTTCGGCTGGGTCTGTAGTGGTTATGAATATTTTTGTATCCATTTTAGCTGGTTTGGCTATCTTTCCAGTTGTGTTCGCCTTTGATTTTGAACCAACTGAAGGACCGGGGTTATTATTCATGGTGCTACCAGCCGTATTTTCGCAAATGCCAGCTGGTGAATTTTTCTTAGCTGTGTTTTTAATTTTATTTTTATTTGCAACTTTAACGTCTTCCTTTAGCTTACTTGAAATTATTGTATCTGCATTCACAGAAAGTGGTAAGCGTTCAAGGAGAAAATCAGCTTGGCTATCAGGTCTTGTTGTATTTATTGCTGGCATACCTGCTGCATTATCCTTTAGCACTCTCCAAAACCTTCAAATCTTTGGAGATACGGTATTTGACGCCACGGATTTCCTTGTAAGTAATATCATGCTTCCATTAGGCTGCTTACTGATTGCCTTGTTCATTAGCTGGAAAATGAACAAACAAGTAGTAAAAGAGGAGTTTACGCTAAGTAATACGTTATCTCCAGCTATGTTTACCATTTGGAGCTTCTTAATGAAGTGGGTTGTTCCGGTCACAATTGTCATTGTGTTTATCGGTACGCTAGTTTGGCTGGTTTAA